The following DNA comes from Nothobranchius furzeri strain GRZ-AD chromosome 19, NfurGRZ-RIMD1, whole genome shotgun sequence.
CTCCTCCAGCTCTGCTAAGCACAGAGAAGAATCCCCACTGCTGAGGATCTCTGCAAAACTCTCTGAGAAgcaaacacacaaaaatacataaaGTCATGCAAACgttctcagaattctgagataTTTGCTCAAATTTAGCCTTTTAAAAAATATTGTTCGTTCACCCTCTCTTGCCAGGTGCAGCAGGTGAGTCTGCATGTCCTGAACCTCATGCTCTAAGATGTAGTTGTGAAACTGAAACACCGTCAGGACATCCCGGGAGAGCGTCGCAGCAGCGGCGCCAGGAGGAGACGGGGTGTGTGTTGCAGCCAGGTCGCTCCTGTCCACCATCTCTCCCACCACCATGCTGATCactggaggtaaaaaaaaaaaaaaccaattaGTAACAATTCTGCACACGTAATCTGCGTTTAGTTTGCAGAAAACAAACAGAACGAAGAGCCACAGGGATGTTCTGACCCGTGTCGGCGCTGCGCGGGTGTCTCTCCTGCAGCGCTGCTGCGTAGCTCTGCTTCATGTGTTGGAACACTCTGTCCAGCGTGGTGTGGAAAAGTCCCGAAGACCCGCTGCACTCGGACCACAGCGTCATCAGCCGAGGGCGCTCGGCCAGGCTCGGCAGCACTGGGAACACAGAACGTAAATGCAAAacacaccttcaaaataaaagcaccccGTTTTTAATTTGTGGCGCTCACCATCGGCGGCAGAGGTGAGGGCTCCCAGTCGGTCCACGCTGATCTCTGCGAGCTCCTCCAGCAGCTGGGTCTGAGCGGACAGCTTGAGGAGCAGACTGCGGCGCTGCCACACGCCGACCCCACACGCCAGCAGCTGCCAGAACGTTTGGGGACAAACGCAGGTGAGACGAGAGGCTGCGGTAAACTCCGGCGACTATCAGAAGGAGCTGTACCTGTATGAGGTGGTTGCAGTACTGGAGGTGGATGACGATGGCCACATCCAGGTTTTCGTTCCCAGTAGTGAGAGGCATGGGACTTCCTGCTACGCTGTTGCCTACCCCGGTGTCCTCTGTCAGGGCTTCGCTCAGGTGACCTCTGGCCTCCGAGTGCTGGCTCCTGAGCAGAAAATGCATAGAGTGACCACAGGGTGGCAGCAAACCTCACACGTTCTTGTGTCCTGAGGTCTGCAGCAGCTCACTCTATCCCGTCTGCGTCCGGATCAAAAAGCGGAGACTTCTGTGGGGGACTGCTGACGCCGGCGTTGTCGTCTCCTGTGTCGTCATCGTCAAAGTCAGAGGTGTTGAGGAAGTCAAAACTCTCCAGAGCGCTCTCCACGGTCAGGCTGAGACTGGAGGAGCGACTCCTGTGACCTGGGAGACGACACTGAGGGAGAAATACACAGAATCAAACACCTGTAAAATAAAAAGACATCTAATCTGCTGCTGAGGCCTCCAGCGTCTCGAACACATCAGGAGAGGACGCTCGGCACTCCACACCATTCCGAGCAAGAACACTTGACATAATCACTCATCTCGAGTTTACCTTGAGGAGGTCCTCCAGGCGCATCACTTCCTGCTCCAGGTCCTGCAGCTCTCTGCAGCGATGAGTGAGGGACTCCAGCTTCATCAGCAGGCTGTGGATTGCCTCCTCCAGGCTGCTCTCCAGGAACGCCCGGCTGCCCTCTCCCGCCCAGCTCAGGCTGCCTCCTCCCTCTGCGGAGCTACCACCGGACGGGACGACCTCTGAAGAAGTCAGCCTCTTCACAAGCTGTCTCGTCAGGCTGCCTGGCTCCTCCGTGTCCAGCTCCACGGGTTTCAGCTCATCCGCAGGATCCAGGAAGACGTCCTCTGGAGCGACGGTGGACAGGTGTCCGTCGGAACACAGGGACGGGGCGGCCGAGCCGCAGTTGTAGCAGGAATTACGCTGAGACTCCGTGCGCTCCCATTCCGAGTCCTCCGCCACATCTGCTTCATCGCTGGCGAAGCTGGCACTCATCCTGCTCCCTCTGCTACCCGTCTCCCCGTCTTCAtcatactcctcctcctcctcctcatcctcctccactagATGCTCCTCGGCAATGGAGTCCTCTCTCGTCTGGAGGACTTGTGCGGGGTAAGAGTCCGTTTCTGGAGGCGTGACAGTGATCTCAGGGTTGGACTGGCTTTGGGAGAAGCTCTGCGCGGGGCTAGGCGTGGACCCAGAGGCGTCGGAGAAGGTGTAGGAGAGACGTTTGCACTCGGCCACACCGCATCCGCCGTTCTCAAAGACATCGTCTGGCAGCGCGGACTGAAATGACAAAAGAAAATATCAAACATTGGCTGTAAAAAGATACATTTAGgcagaaaacaagaaaaaaatgggTTTTGTAGCGTGAAAAGTCACACAGAAAAGAAAATCGAGCAAAAATCCACACGTGGAGCTCGCCAGCAGAGACTCACACCAGTGAGACAGAGGGGCACACACAGGTTAGAGGGGGGCCCACAACACACTCACATAGACCTCCAGACTGGATTTGGGACGTGGCCGGAGCGAGGCCAGGTCGCCAAAAGAGCGACTACGCCTCAGCTTCTCTATCAGCGTCTCTCGGAGCATTTGGAGGAAGGAGAGGCGCCGGTGCTCCACGGGACACGACTGCCACTTGTGTGAAGGTCGGCGTACAGGACGGGGGTTTAAGTAGGAGGAACAGGCCAAAGGGTTACAATGTGGACACGGGTGAGGGTTAGTGGATGGACTTGTAAACCTGGGGTGCTCAGGATGAAccacagatttaaaaaaaaccaTGATGGACTCACAAAGAAGGAGTTGTCCTGGAAGGTGGGGGTCTCCGGAGTGCCCTGGCTGTAGATGGACACCCGTCTCTGGAGGGCTGCAGCTTTGCTCAAGTTTCCAGAAGATAAGGTCAGATCTTCCACGTCGAAGGGGCTGAAAAACAAAACTGTGTGAAGACCTCGTGCGACCACCAGGTGGCGGTACATAGCACGAAGAGATGGTCCGGCAGCAGACTCCACCGAGATGAAAACAGCCGCTGGCAACACCACCCGGAAACGACTCCCATGCGCTGGAGCGGGTACTTACTACCACGTCACCTCCAGGTTGAGTTTGATGGTTCCCAGGTCGTTGATGTCCACGGCCACCACCTGAGGCATGGCCGTGAACAGCTCCTTGGTCTCACAGATGACACTGCCCACCAGCACGTGAGTGGCCAGACCCTTCAGCTCCGTCACCTGACGGGTGCAGAAGAAACCCTCAGTTCGTGGGCGTGATTCAGATGGTTTCCTGGTTTGGTTTTCACCTTCTCCTGCTGTACCTTGATGTTGATGAGGTCAGAGATGAGAGGCATGAAGACCATCTCATCTCCGTCCCAGCTCTGTCTGGAGTTCACCTCGATCCTCCCTTTCAGCTTCCAGCGCTGCCGACCGTACCGCATGAAGATCTGATGGAAAGTCTGGTTTTAGTGCCTGATTGTCACTCTACTAACTTATAAACTGTCTAAGATCTATTTAGTTTTGCCCTTTAGACACAGCAGCAAGAGAAACACGTTCATGTTGACCGGTTTTTATGATGAACTGGAAAAAAGAATGGacatattttataattttatattcTCGGTGAATCTAAAATATTCCACTTTTGGCCACATTAAATATTTAGTCATTGTTCTCAAATTATAGGCTGTCAATGCAATCTTTTAAAGGGGCCAAATATACAAaactcatcttttttttttaatatagttTTTTGCTCCCACGTGCTTTATGCTGCCTCTATAAGCATCTGTTTTTTAACAGTGTTTGGTTTTGGTTAACAAGCCGTctcaaaaagtccccgtttgtgatgtcacaatcagggAACTCAGAACGACCTCTCACAGGCAGGAGAGAGCAGccactctactccaagcccctcccagatattggagcttctcagcttatagcagccaatcagaggatgGGTGGTCGtggtcagctccagcttgttttcttaaagtgacagagccctgaaacggctcactcTGGAAGGTATTGAAACTGTCAAGCACAAATCTGCTGAAATTGCTTTTTGCGTGGGGGATTTTGTTTTAAGAACcacatgttttgtatcgaccataaAACTAATATAACCTATGATACGTCTCCTTTAAAACAACTTATATTCGTCTCAATATTATTCTGCTCTGCCCAGCATATAACTGCTGTTTGTAACCTAGTACTTCTGTTTTGTTACCCCTTCAGGCGGCGGGTCAACAGTAGCAGAACCTATTTTGGAGACTATATCCTAATGAAACATGCACTGAACTTAAAACAACCCACTAAAATCAAATAATTCCAAGAAGTACGAGAATGTTTGCATAAAACATTTATTGTTAAtttcattttaaattattttatagcCCCTAAAAAACAGAAAATGCTCAAATTTGAATTGCCTTTTCCCTTCACTATTGATCTAGATGTAACTACAAGTTCAGATGCGTTCTCCAAACACATTAATAAGTAAAGCAATATTGATTGGGCGAGGGCTGAGAGTACGCCGTCACACTCCATCACGTTTAGGGGTCAAGCCTCTATCTGACCTTTTCCCAGATCCTCATTACCTGCAGTCTGATGGATCGGAGCCCCCACAGCGGAGGCGTCTCTACCTGCGTGGGCTTGATGAgtcatgtttttatttactttgagGGTTTTTGTACAGCTGGTAAGTAAACATCTACATACAGTAAATTATGTAAGAGACAAAGTTACTAGGCAACAGCCTGCAGACCGGAGGGGGGATCAAGTCCCCGAAACGGAAGTGGGACATAAATATCAGAGGCTTTCTGGATTCAGCTGCTCGACTCGTTTATTCCTGTTTCTGACGTGATCTCCTCTTTTATCTCAATTCTCTGAGTTTAGAGTAAAGAAAAATGTTTGTGGAGCTACTTAATCTAatcaaatgaaggtttatttacaaacaaacaaaatctaaTCACAACTCAAGTCGATTTAAATACAGCCCTCTTTACTCTAATTATAATctaatttaatccaattcaatctgAGTTAATGAACTGCAAACACTAGTAGTGCACGTGCAGTCGGGGAGGGGCTCTTTCtggctactagattattttcacgGGAAATAAAAGCTGCTGTGACTGAGCAAACACCATGACATGATCTCAGAGTGAAATAAGTGGAAAAATGAAAGCCAGTCTTGCCTCGTACTGATCTCCAGGACAGAGCCGAGCGAATCCCGCCAATCCTATCAGAGACATAATTAAAGAAAAGTCACTTTCCTGCAAAAGTCCCAATTTTTCCATAATCCAACAAACATTCCTTGGACCTTCAAAACACCAACTGTAAATGTATACAATGACAAATGATACAATTTGGATAAAAATGTCCTTTTTAGGTATTTCCTTCCTGTTTTTATTTATAAGGTTTAACCCCTTTAAAAAACACGAGGCTTATTTTGAAATTTGACATCACCCTTCAAATTGAAATAGAAATAAATCAGTATCTGTGCAAAATTCTGCAGCAAAATACACCCTATCCATTTAAATAGCACATATTTCACAAAGTTAATATACTAGTGAAGTAAGAAAATATCAGTATGCagaaatatcacaatatttcatGTTTAGACGCTGAATTAATATTTAAAAGAAGTGTATTGATTTTTTAattgcaaacatttactgtattttctGTTTGGTGCAATTTAAACTttaactgctaggtggcagcagtgtttACGGCCTTCACTGAAGGAGCAACGAGATCTCCCGATAACTCTGGGTGTGTCTTGGAAGCCTCTGGCCTGAGCTTTCTAATTAAATCCAGTCCTAAAATGTAAACTAACCAacatatcgtatcgccagattcttgccaaGATACACCCCTATATAGTATCTACAAGTATAGCAGCGGGACTCAATTTTGAAAAATCTAGTTAATTAAAGGCTTTgtgattaattaatcttgattaatcgcattttaatcgttcaagacAATTTGTGGAAAAGggattttaagtaaaaaaaaattgcttatTTATTTCAATTTTTAATCTTGAACAACTTAAATATTCAAACTTTTACAAATTTCTATAAGGTTTAACTAACCCAAAACAGCTAAAGGGAAATATGTAAAATTCACACCAAATAAAAGCTCGGGTCTAATGATAGATTTTGaatagattttttatttttatttaagagCACAAATAAGTGACATTTTGTTATGGAAaaaattatgtttattaattcttgaacaTTGACTcaaccaactgaatgtaaatgtattgctctatgcctctttgatcatgctcactcattcagacacacccacacaagccactcacacacacacacacacacattcttgaattcattctctctctctctctctctctctctctctctctctgtctctctctgtctctgtctctgtctctgtctctctctctctctctctctctctctctctccctctctctctctccctctctccctccctccctccctctctctctctctctctctctccctctctctctctctctctctctccctctctctctccctctccctctccccccccctctctaaataaactctgtgaccggatgttcggtgcattttgcttcgtgcatcttgccacagttataactgtttgacttgtttgcTCATTGTCTCCTCCTCTCTTCActgtaggaaatgggttattgataaacatattgataaaatccatgacacattTCTAGAACTTTGTAAtacttaaagagggactgcacaccatcagaaaatgtaactccacacctagtcaagatttgaaaagcgatatgaaagtgggcgttgccaggaggcactgaGTGGcacggccaagtgtggggaacttCCATCCTGAGAGGGAGGGGATTGgggggagactgtaccgatgacgtgaaattgttccagccccagccAATCTACAAGTTTTAAATGCAGTAGccgcagggggcagcactaagatgtttttagacctagattctagattcaatcaagtttacacaaacatgtcaaaaatgcacagaaacagaaagattgcatttgcaaAGACCCAGTTATACAGTTAATAGCaacaaaaaaagttattttgaggtttagttactctttaaggaTACATTCTTGCACAGTAATCAGATTTAGTGGTTAACTTAGGGAACTGTAAGCTGAGGATTAAACAAGCTAAATATCTGAGTTACAACATTAATGAGTCCCACCTTTCATTTTGATGTGAAACTCTCCGAGCAGATTCTCCAGCTCGCTCTCGAATGTGCTCATGCTCTGTACGAGAAAAGATAAAACTGGTCAGAtgaggaggaggcggagcctcTCAGGATATGTGatgacacaggtgtgtgtgtctcCGTGCAGGTGTTTACAAATTAGAGCAAACAGACTCCATGTAAACAGTGATCTTATCCGTAAACAGGACATCACGCAGCATTAGCTTAAACTCTAGGATTTGTTTTAGTCTTTGATGGAGGCGGCAGCCTCTCACACCTCGGTGTATTCTTTGTAGCGCCGGTTGACCTCCGCTATGCTCTCTTTGGTGCCTTTAgtggagggagaggaggagaaggCCTGCTTCATCCGGCTGGCTCCGTCCCTCAGACGGCTCTGGATACAGAAAGCCTCGTACAGCTCGTCCACCTGAGGGAGGAAAAAGAACAACACACAAATTAATTCATCGTTAAAAGAATGTTTAAACGAAGTCCGTTCAGATGTGTTGCCAATTtatgaggcagcagtagctcaggaggtagagcgggttgcctcatgatcggagggtcatgggctcgattccagctcccgccaggggtattctgctgttgtgtccttgggcaagacacttcacccgacttgtctgtgttggtggtggtcagagggaccgacggcggcagcctcgcctctgtcaggccgccccagggcggctgtggctacaaagtagcttaccatcactagcagtgtgtgaatgtgagtgcatgaaagcgtctgAGTGTCCTAAAACGCGCTacataagtttgatgtattattatttatattatgtCACAAGACAAAACATGAAAAGAATCAAAAGAATATAAAAAGTGTATAACATCTCACAGGATATACTGTAAGTATACATAAATAATTTTACATAAACTTTGAAATTTCAGAGATTGGAACCATTTTAAAACAGCCGCAAACAGCTTTGGTTTTTTTAGGTGcttagactagccgttagctcatcagtcatgaTATCTACTATGGGTAAGATAGTAAATATTAATAATTGTATCATGGAAATAACTCAAAATGTTGGAAAATCTTTCTAAATAATGAAAACGTTCTAAAAATGAGGATATTCTTCCGAGTACTGACAACGCAGCTCTAAACCTAAATCCAAACCAGTTTCAGTCTCGGTCATGCCCTCTTGCATTTGAtcaagggacagcagtagctcagaaggtagagcaggttgttcagtaatcggaaggttgcaggtacgaTCCCGGCTctcgccagagaatgctgcttttgtgtccttgggcttaacctgccttgcttgctggtggtggtcggacggaTCGATGGTACCAGTGCTCaccagtctcgcctctgtcagtgggcaccaaggcagctgtggctacatcatagctcatcatcaccagactgtgatgtgtgtgtgaatgggtgaatgtgttgtgaagtgccttgggggttgcagaaccctaagaaggtgctatattcAGCCAGTTATCAAAACAACCCTTCTAACACAATAGGACCTAACGACAATAACAACTTCTCAGGGGGTATTTATTGGTAGTTTCTGCTACAATTTCCCATTTTCCAGTCAAAATTAATAAAGCTCCTCATATGAGaagtgaaatgtcttcaagaaatcaCAGAAGTCCAGTTGCTTTCTTTTGaaacctttggattaccatgacctggatgactgagaccttcaccAGCATGCACCAGTTACAGAGAGCCTAAGCCCTTAGCTCATCAGCCAAGCGAATCAGAGAGAAGTTTCAGAGCTTCCTGTGAAACCAAACACGGTGAAGCACGAATGGTCTGAATGTAAACTTGCATAGAGAATTTGCAGCTAAATCTCCAAAATGTCAATGTAAATTAATAAATCGGTGCTTTTCAGTGTTTTTGCAGCCAATCAATACAAACTACAACATGTCAGGTAAGGAGCATCTGTGTCAGGAATGAAATACCttaaagcatccagatggagcatcaggattagtaccttcacttTTTCTTACCTCAATGGCAgcctttatttttttactcaaaacaagaaaatctgtattatatttaagaatatttaacTTATTTCAAGTGGTGACGGTTTTGCAGATAAGaattttatttcctttttgtCTAAAATAACTCTTGAAAGTCTATTTTTGCAGTGTGTCCAGTCCCATaaatgtctactgccctctggtagaGGATATAGAGGTGGAAATGTGTTGAATTTATTACTGTAATATTATTACATATTTACATAATTAAACAGATCATTATATAGCTGTTAAAATAAAAATGGCCAATAACTAGCTCAGTTTTTAAACTACCTTTTTAAAAGTTATAATTACATGTTTCACATTTTAAAGTCTTAATAGTCTCTGAACATTTAGCATTATTCTTTAACATCAGTGAGGAAGTATACCACCTCAAAGTTCATTTATGTAAAGAAGAAAAAAGTACAAATGCACCGATTGTAGTTTTGAGGGCCAATACCGAGTTCCGATTTTTGTGAAGCTCTGAACCGGCTGGTGACTGACTTGATGATTTCAATTGTCTAAGAGAAATAAAAACGAGTTATTTTTACATTCCAGATAAACTTAAAAGTTTTGATTCTGGACTAAAAAACTTCTACAAGAAAGATCTGTTATTGTTAGCATGGTGTAGCACTTAACAGATGGGGAACAATATCAGATGGCaatgctgcgtgtgtgtgtgtgtgtgtgtgtgtgtgtgtgtgtgtgtgtgtgtgtgtgtgtgtgtgtgtgtgtgtgtgtgttataaaagAAAAATTAAGAAATAAAAATTTTGAGTTTCAGATCAGTCAATTATAGATTAAATCCTTACAAATGAAAATTCACATCAAACCACCTTTGGCCTTACAGCATCCAGACAGAGTAACAGGATTAGTACCTCCATCACAAACCGGCCATATCCAGTCctatacatgtctactgccctctggtggaggatttcTAGGTTgtaagggccaattttatttcttcCTTACTGTTCTATTgttatatggtaaatggcctgtatttgatatagcgccttctagagtcctggaaccccccaaggcgctttacaacacaatcagtcattcacccattcacacactggtggggatgagctacgatgtagccacagctgccctggggcgcactgacagaggcgaggctgccgagcactggcgccaccggtccctccgaccaccaccagcaggcaacgtgggttaagtgtcttgcccaaggacacaacgacagcgacagactgagcggggctcaaacctgcaaccttccgattgcggggcgagcacttaactcctgtgccaccgtcgccccatgtaATCACACATGTGCATATAATCACACAGTAAAACTAAAGATCGTTGTATATTTGTTATAACAGTTTTTATGAAATTCCTCCTGATTTCTGTGTCGTTATTACAATAAAACATGAAGGTTCAACCGTCGGTGAGGCACGCAGTAAAACTCACAAACACTAGAAGTGAAAACAAAACTTGGGTGAGCTTCATTAGAGGAAGAAACGGTCTCATTGAGGCTGTTTATTGGTACTCAATGAGACGACGAGGGGAGAAAACGGGCCGTTCTGGCGCCGGTCGTCCTAACAGCTGCTGTTTGTTTGAGTGAAGCAAAGCGGACGCTCCAAGGTGGTTCGCCTACCTTTAAAGGTGACAAACGAGGGCTGAAAAATCACATCTGAAGATGTTTTAATAACTTTCCACACAAATCCAACCGGCTCCACCTTAAACCATCCACCCGCCCGACTGGGACCAAACCCACCCGTCAGTCTGTCTGTGGTCCATGTGGTTCGGCTGCAGCAGCTGAAGAACGTCTGGCATAAGAGAGTAACTCAAGTCTGGAATTAAAAACATTCATCCAGCTGAGCTGTGTGATTTTATTAGACTCAGACGAGTTAATTATTTTTGtctgcaagaaaaaaaaacaggatgaATGGTCATAATCGGATCGTTATCGGCTAATGGAGGTCTCTTTTCTCCCCAATTAGGACGACTGATGCCGCCTTGGAGAATACGTGCTTTTGAAGGTCAGCCAAGCTTAGACGGCATCCAACAGCATATTGCTGAGcctccggtgtgtgtgtgtgtgtgagtgtgtgtgtgtgtgtttgtgcaaaaCCAAAAAACAGAAAATGACAGACATAAGCACAAATGAAAGATAAAAACATGGGTTTTTTTCCTTCtgggagatttttttttttttgtaaaaataaGCTAAATATTAGTGTTTATGGTTTTATTTACCTATATGAGAAACcgtttttgaaaagaaaaactcAATCAAAGCATAAGTCTAAAAATAGACCtttctttaaagaccaagttcactgaagaacttttttactgttattttttaTGTAAGATCTGAAAGTCTGACTTTCAAATGCAGGTTAAATGCGAAAACAGTCTTCTGCCTGTATTTCCGGCATTAGCCGCTGACAGAAGATGTACAGGGAAACtatcggattagaaaagcccgaCAATTGTACATCgcattgaaaattagcattcatagacTCGCCCATCTGGACTCACCATGAAGATGACCGTtgtcggtttagcgtccaggaaacagcagagcacgttTTGGCTAATATAAGCTAATcgtcagcattagcaactccaccacacagcagaactccttcaggcttgtgttatttgtggagataaaacatcaacgttgcagaggaaatggagtcagtggtagagtcgtgttgctgttagccaatcagaggagagaaaaTATcagtgagtaagactccaaatcctgtcgttttCACTGCAGATGCATTTTACAAACAAGTGAACTTAGTCTTTAACAGTTTCAGTAACGTAGGGGTATTATTTAAAGTAGCAGTGTGTAGTTTcttggcactagggggcagtacataaatACATTACAGGGTAGTTTCACACCTTATcgccgtgactgtcgctagtttgaaAACCATCACGGTAAATGTTGTCGAGCAGAAACGTGcgacctcggcgtgactcctcagactttgaaacTCCTAACTGGGAAATTAGTGTTTCTTGTAACAGGCTTCCATGTGTAATTTGAGGCGAAggtagcacaggagttaagtgcttgccctgtaatcggaaggttgcaggttcgagccccgctcagtttgtcgctgtcgttgtgtccttgggcaagacacttaacccccctttgcTTGCTGGTAGTGgcaggagggaccagtggcgccagtgatcGGCAGACTGTCGGCGCGTCCcacggcagctgtagctacaatgtagctcattaccgccagggtgtgaatgtgtgtgtgaatgggtgaatgactggttgtgttgtaaagcgccttggggggttcgaggactctagaaggcgctatatcaaatacaggccattttattaACTGTTTTGGTTACTTTTAATTTAATTccaacaataattattattaataataacataATAATAACAAAAGCCCGTTATTGTCCCTCGTTGGGGAAATTCTGGTGCTCCAGCAGCAAAGTTACAGGTAAGGTAAGAAAAACAGATTCacacaaatatacagaaaaataaGAATAGAATAGATTGTAAATTATTTACAGCATGGATGTAGTAATGACAGAAATATTGTTCAGCTTTCTGCATTTTGTTTATTATACACATATTTACTCATGAAGTAAATAAATGTGCAGCTTTTTACTGTCAATTTAAAAATTTGAACAAAGAATCTTTAGGATTTGGGAGACTGGAACGTTTTCAAAGAAATTTGtgtgggcacacacacacacacacacacacacacacacacacgcacgcacacacacacacacgcatgcacgcacacacacacacacgcatgcacgcaaacacacacacacacacgcacgcacgcacgcacacacacacacacgcatgcacgcacacacacacacacgcatgcacgcaaacacacacacacacacacgcacgcacgcacgcgcagacACATGgaagcgtgcgcacacacacacacgcatgcacacacacgcgcgcacacacacacatgcatgcacgcacacacacacacgcacgcaaacacacacgcatgcacacacacacacacacgcgcatgcgcacacacacacgcacacacacacgcacgcacgcgcacacacacacacacacacacacacacacacacacacacacacacacacacacacacacacacacacacacacacacaaacacacacacacttaatatCTGGGGAAGGGATCAAAATAGGTGTGCCACGCCAAAAAACATCAAACAGTCCCCTCTCTGAGGagtcgtgtgtgtgagtgtgtgtgtgcgtgtgtgtgcgtgcaggtgtgTGTATGTGGTGAGATTAGAATCAAAGGAAGAGGGGACATAATCACAAACTATTCACACTCATCCTGGGCTGAATTTAGCATGTGGCTGATGTCAACACACGCCCTCTCCCAGAGGAGGAGGACGTGCCCAGCAGCTGTGTCACTCGTCTCTTTAACGATGCCCCGCTGGTCCGCGGCGTTCAGCAGGACACGCATCAGACCCTCTCCTGGCTCAGGAAGCATCACGTAGGCTTGCGCCGCGCCACCTGCCTCCTGCAGACATCCGCAGGCAGCACAG
Coding sequences within:
- the ripor2 gene encoding rho family-interacting cell polarization regulator 2 isoform X1 — protein: MAMTDIAEDDLDEMMREEAEDVFYEDGVSSRVPEIMAAGTHSPGGPNGIIRSQSFAGFSTLQERRSRCNSFMGNSVVQKKPQSKPKKPHLSGHKGGSSSREPQPKRLEEIYMALKQGLDEYLEVHQTELDKLTSLMKDMKRNSRLGVLYDLDKQIKSIERYMRRLEFHISKVDELYEAFCIQSRLRDGASRMKQAFSSSPSTKGTKESIAEVNRRYKEYTESMSTFESELENLLGEFHIKMKGLAGFARLCPGDQYEIFMRYGRQRWKLKGRIEVNSRQSWDGDEMVFMPLISDLINIKVTELKGLATHVLVGSVICETKELFTAMPQVVAVDINDLGTIKLNLEVTWYPFDVEDLTLSSGNLSKAAALQRRVSIYSQGTPETPTFQDNSFFSALPDDVFENGGCGVAECKRLSYTFSDASGSTPSPAQSFSQSQSNPEITVTPPETDSYPAQVLQTREDSIAEEHLVEEDEEEEEEYDEDGETGSRGSRMSASFASDEADVAEDSEWERTESQRNSCYNCGSAAPSLCSDGHLSTVAPEDVFLDPADELKPVELDTEEPGSLTRQLVKRLTSSEVVPSGGSSAEGGGSLSWAGEGSRAFLESSLEEAIHSLLMKLESLTHRCRELQDLEQEVMRLEDLLKCRLPGHRSRSSSLSLTVESALESFDFLNTSDFDDDDTGDDNAGVSSPPQKSPLFDPDADGIESQHSEARGHLSEALTEDTGVGNSVAGSPMPLTTGNENLDVAIVIHLQYCNHLIQLLACGVGVWQRRSLLLKLSAQTQLLEELAEISVDRLGALTSAADVLPSLAERPRLMTLWSECSGSSGLFHTTLDRVFQHMKQSYAAALQERHPRSADTVISMVVGEMVDRSDLAATHTPSPPGAAAATLSRDVLTVFQFHNYILEHEVQDMQTHLLHLAREESFAEILSSGDSSLCLAELEEVALSTLWPRNITLKILASLLTAEDPQVSKAAADYLSSGASNRHFRTRAVECYTQALSEAGVQSQRAACSALGCLQAVESIKTVISMCDSADEELRHVAIETLLAFGDEGRLAYEQLDTVVGEMIRLGTRRGNAVTTAF